The proteins below are encoded in one region of Leishmania major strain Friedlin complete genome, chromosome 7:
- a CDS encoding putative QA-SNARE protein, protein MDSFEIALDDLDATLAALRLKVEMVIVTDTLPAKKKVEMEARPLMREARQKLAALRAETRRTLDLDARQAHEGICKDRDQTIRNYDAEMKSQIYPRHSASARPKTYQEQREEEMMGRGRADGTGFTDSNQVLNAAINVQKDALQSLQRTERLQNVTEEAGKTTLVELQKQTERMYHIDEELQNLQGQIDHASRDLRWFYRQLARDKCFLSLFGLCIVALLVLVFVSIYTKRVRSKQ, encoded by the coding sequence ATGGACTCGTTCGAAATAGCGCTGGACGATCTCGACGCCACCCTCGCCGCGCTCAGGCTGAAAGTCGAGATGGTGATCGTCACCGATACGCTTCCCGCGAAGAAAAAAGTAGAGATGGAGGCGCGCCCGCTGATGCGAGAGGCGCGGCAGAAGCTGGCCGCCCTGCGTGCCGAGACCCGTCGTACCCTGGACCTTGATGCGCGGCAGGCTCATGAGGGCATCTGCAAGGATCGCGACCAGACCATCCGCAACTACGATGCGGAGATGAAGAGCCAGATTTATCCCCGTCACTCGGCGTCTGCGCGACCGAAGACGTACcaggagcagcgcgaggaggagatgatGGGCCGTGGCAGGGCAGACGGCACAGGGTTCACAGACTCGAACCAGGTGCTGAATGCGGCCATCAACGTGCAGAAGGACGCGCTTCAGTCCCTCCAGCGTACAGAGCGGTTGCAGAAtgtgacggaggaggcgggcaaGACAACGCTAGTGGAGCTTCAGAAGCAGACGGAGCGCATGTACCACATcgacgaggagctgcagaacTTGCAGGGCCAGATCGACCACGCCTCACGTGACTTGCGCTGGTTCTACCGCCAGCTGGCACGCGACAAGTGCTTTCTCTCGTTATTTGGGCTGTGCatcgtggcgctgctggtgctggtcTTTGTCTCCATCTATACAAAACGCGTGCGGTCTAAGCAAtaa
- a CDS encoding adp/ATP carrier-like protein — protein sequence MPTTSVAAQGSSSGSGGGGSAYRAGERSSVSSSSSHGGTSETDHAGSYSSLSREPASQHGDQRRLYEDDGSTLISVEYIQRLWLMRAISRTVLAPLERVKYVMQCQKELQRAGVLQCEFKTVWSCVRYLKHMEGARSFWRGNLIQVVSLLPILLAQIFVAYPTQSFIFNSCVVHSVAGYTVASYAALLGGALAATAVSYPLEYARFRLAVDVKSRVGAPYQFRNSFAFYAHPVVSECPHFLYRGLTLFIFGSVVYQSVQSVLLNVVAPYVPPDEEGSGWTPAIIQTVCGLAVSGTTTLCLHPVDLVRHRMMVAVMEDRLRYSSAMKCVARIAQKEGIRGFFRGGTVTLTKMIAATGLVLAGLPY from the coding sequence ATGCCAACCACTAGCGTCGCCGCCCAGGGCAGCAGTAgtggtagcggcggcggcggctctgcgTACAGGGCCGGGGAGAGGTCTTCCGTgtcatcctcctcgtctcaTGGCGGGACTTCGGAGACTGATCACGCCGGATCATATTCGTCACTGTCGCGCGAGCCGGCATCGCAGCACGGCGACCAGCGGCGCCTCTATGAAGACGATGGCTCAACGCTCATCTCTGTGGAGTATATCCAGCGACTCTGGCTCATGCGAGCCATCAGCCGCACTGTGCTCGCCCCGCTCGAGCGCGTGAAGTACGTAATGCAGTGCCAAAAGGAGCTCCAACGCGCAGGTGTCCTTCAGTGCGAGTTCAAGACCGTGTGGTCCTGTGTGCGCTACCTCAAGCATATGGAGGGCGCACGGAGCTTCTGGCGCGGCAACCTCATCCAGGTGGTCTCGCTTCTGCCTATACTGCTCGCGCAGATATTTGTTGCGTACCCAACACAATCGTTCATCTTCAACTCCTGTGTGGTGCATTCCGTAGCGGGCTACACGGTGGCCAGCTACGCCGCCCTTCTCGGGGGTGCACTAGCGGCCACTGCGGTGAGCTACCCCCTGGAGTACGCGCGGTTCCGTCTCGCCGTCGATGTCAAGTCCCGCGTCGGCGCCCCGTACCAGTTCCGAAATAGCTTTGCCTTCTACGCCCATCCCGTGGTGAGCGAATGCCCCCACTTCCTCTATCGCGGCCTCACTCTCTTTATCTTCGGCAGCGTTGTCTACCAGTCTGTGCAGAGTGTTCTGCTGAACGTCGTCGCTCCGTACGTACCACCAGATGAGGAGGGCAGCGGTTGGACCCCGGCGATCATACAAACCGTGTGTGGCTTGGCGGTATCCGGCACGACCACCCTGTGCCTTCATCCGGTGGACTTAGTGCGCCATCGCATGATGGTCGCCGTTATGGAGGACCGGCTGCGGTACTCATCCGCCATGAAGTGTGTGGCCCGCATCGCGCAAAAAGAGGGTATCCGCGGCTTCTTTCGCGGCGGGACCGTTACCCTGACGAAGATGATAGCGGCGACAGGGCTTGTCTTGGCGGGGCTGCCGTACTAG
- a CDS encoding cysteine peptidase B (CPB), which produces MRDNVAGSGQSSFTTPTPPQPQLSLPTDSGFRSVPSLPPPLTPPPPYVATPAPQATFGAGTFTTAQDLVAHVRLLLPWTVVAAKRRRRVLAGADEFGNDLALSPLSSSWRPIPAASERATSANSSSSAQSPQHRVLSTDSAATTNSTSFMDDEVTLVSDRVDAVLPTWAYLSSHIADAVPPTLFLSVPTVALARDDSLAMTSTGSSRRRLTHSPQSSTASSIVDGVPPPLLSMATAPLIMDEGADRQSCLYPYELAEACALARLRRPTSKTAAAAASAQSSLHLLRLELQVDVQHIPPTVRSVAPAQRQCILDQALTEFTLTGVLSNTVLRGVLNDAALRLLASVDDEVLRRIAGEVDQASQAEVEPREGGASSVSAVPAVTPQARCQRVVPLSLQVHALQGGPGIAASATASPLLSSASVHSATASTVSGETDPPRHMPMVPTATPTRLILMVLVQVQHTATTSTAPEAQETRMADGEQRPQPNGHDRERASKTVEASSSSSSAADATTRMDENAAVSLASAVVPHLFPLTFGLSRFTTRLSLSSAVDYDALCTATRTSDAESWPSSTAEAAEEVAAASAETSGRRAAEFCEGSTATTTEEGTRITGAEAAAQPWSWQDISVDSVRVWCGLPELKPPPTPAAAPLSSSPSAFSRVVSSMAVGAGGTASMSASLSLQSTPKRQRPFQKTVQEAATAAVPESEAVRDAVADQAVAFEREAKGQLGEAGKEEGEFDDGGAISETLRRCDVGKETVMLTSVVEAVHRCVDALCGHARLLRALMETGEAAVEADEASNGAVGCWGSESEGKPQKEAPAGQQRTVAFEETGCTSKADAVHGHRCVGDHAYLQDIMVATQQVLVCGLTRLLIAGLSVPESAEGSEVSASAESAAAFDAERRSAGSRSVLFSMLASAEDSDGSAAAHTGGIAQQLRRWFSMYGRYLAERLCAPLERLEAFIAETTASAAAAPTTATTMSGICDNVHRGPSDTPSTSRRVVPGAQVMAKEKRRHRRHTAGVKASQDGAKWDGAGKAKEADAYAVDSSVLPALSIAKATVQLCRTMAGTWAPLYDAGAVASCKEPSSHQHTPTTSTDGDGLATMSDTASLIQPHCRQHYRSTSRTPSASMRTVGATASAVRLLHERVAPLMDAITSVLRLFEAEERRWAALQEPLACLRGHWRDMRAIINEECVQRCEVGQSSLVALERQMRDTLAMREVRGWSSIVAEEVVAAARAAALATGGESASAERAELGELTVPAIRPRTSSQRSAAQQPTLTPVATLPLMPDLSGAHLPPTHSLKVPQRTVIMAEACKRERVAADSGEHVGLTVEETLLSPSPPTPSHTWDVERDEPEAAEEGELKHACVEDVVMVEDSDAGERGDDGIEASAETLNNRPMASAEAVVPPLSPLLSAATSSPLATTVMQQQTPQRNQPTQSGCAKRSGHAPMTQPQSQTQSRGKAAGSRAQASKSSAAPPISLQNSRAPTAASNSSARPSQQRGTASTDYGAGAAASVEGALALAVRQVQRRSTPAPLYVDVVVLRQATPFVAVGAVLFFLLLFL; this is translated from the coding sequence ATGCGAGACAATGTGGCAGGCAGCGGCCAGTCATCTTTTACAACACccacaccgccgcagccgcagctgtcATTGCCAACAGACAGCGGGTTTCGCTCTGTGCCGtctctgccgccaccactgacaccgccaccaccgtaCGTGGCGACTCCGGCTCCGCAGGCAACCTTTGGCGCCGGGACCTTCACCACTGCGCAAGACCTCGTAGCGCATGTGCGCCTGCTTCTGCCGTGGACAGTAGTTGCAGCAAAGAGGCGGCGTCGCGTGCTCGCTGGCGCAGACGAGTTCGGCAATGACTTGGCGTTGtcaccgctgtcgtcgtcctGGCGTCCGATCCCGGCTGCCTCGGAGCGCGCCACGAGTGCGAattcgtcgtcgtctgcgcagtcgccgcagcaccgcgtaCTGTCGACGGActctgccgccaccacaaACAGCACCTCTTTCATGGACGACGAAGTCACGCTCGTCAGCGACCGCGTggacgcggtgctgccgacTTGGGCGTACCTGTCCTCACACATTGCCGACGCCGTCCCGCCGACACTCTTCCTGTCGGTCCCCACTGTCGCTCTTGCGAGGGATGACTCCCTCGCGATGACCTCGACGGGGAGcagccgacgccgcctcACCCACAGCCCCCAGAGCAGCACGGCCAGCTCTATAGTCGATGGAGTGCCACCCCCACTCCTGTCCATGGCAACGGCCCCGCTTATTATGGACGAGGGCGCGGATCGGCAGTCGTGCTTGTACCCGTacgagctggcggaggcCTGCGCGCTGGCACGACTACGACGACCTACGTCGAAgacagcggccgcggccgcatcgGCGCAGAGCTCTCTGCACCTGCTCCGACTGGAGCTGCAGGTCGATGTGCAGCATATTCCACCCACAGTGAGGAGCGTGGCAccggcacagcggcagtgcATTCTGGATCAGGCCCTTACCGAGTTCACGCTGACGGGCGTTCTGTCCAACACGGTGCTGCGAGGCGTGCTGaacgacgccgcgctgcggttGTTGGCCAGCGTGGACGATGAGGTGCTGCGACGGATCGCCGGGGAGGTGGACCAGGCCAGTCAAGCAGAGGTGGAGCCCCGTGAAGGTGGCGCATCGAGCGTCTCGGCAGTGCCCGCTGTCACCCCTCAAGCCCGCTGCCAGCGCGTTGTGCCGCTCAGCCTCCAAGTTCACGCTCTCCAAGGGGGGCCGGGCATTGCTGCGAGTGCCACGGCGAGTCCGCTGCTGTCGAGCGCTTCGGTGCACTCCGCGACGGCGTCAACCGTCTCTGGCGAAACAGACCCGCCGCGCCACATGCCGATGGTGCCCACCGCCACGCCGACGCGACTGATCCTCATGGTGCTCGTGCAAGTGCAACACACTGCGACAACATCGACAGCTCCTGAGGCCCAGGAGACGCGGATGGCGGATGGCGAGCAGAGGCCGCAGCCGAATGGACACGATCGGGAGCGCGCGTCCAAGACGGTGGAGGCTtcttcctcgtcctcctccgctgcggaTGCAACGACTCGGATGGACGAAAACGCCGCCGTGTCCTTAGCCAGCGCCGTTGTACCGCATCTCTTCCCGCTCACCTTCGGGCTTTCACGCTTCACGAcgcggctctctctctccagcgCCGTCGACTACGATGCCCTGTGCACCGCAACGAGGACCAGCGATGCTGAGAGTTGGCCAAGCTCTACCGCGGAGGCTGCGGAAGAAGTTGCCGCCGCTTCGGCGGAAACCTCAGGAAGGCGGGCGGCAGAGTTCTGTGAAGGCTCGACTGCGACGACGACTGAGGAGGGCACACGGATAACcggcgcagaagcggcagcgcagccgtggTCGTGGCAGGACATCTCTGTCGACTCTGTGCGGGTATGGTGCGGCCTACCAGAGCTGAAGCCGCCTccaacgccggcggcggcaccctTATCCTCTTCCCCGTCGGCTTTCTCGCGTGTGGTGAGTTCCATGGCTGTAGGGGCGGGCGGCACGGCAAGCATGAGCGCTTCGCTCTCGTTGCAGTCGACGccgaagcggcagcggccgttCCAGAAGACAGTTCAGGaagctgccaccgctgccgttccCGAGAGCGAGGCGGTCCGCGATGCCGTGGCTGACCAGGCAGTGGCGTTTGAGCGTGAGGCGAAGGGCCAGCTGGGCGAGGCGGGCAAGGAAGAGGGCGAGttcgacgacggcggcgccataagcgagacgctgcggcgctgtgATGTAGGCAAAGAAACGGTGATGCTGACGAGTGTCGTGGAGGCTGTGCACCGTTGCGTCGACGCGCTGTGCGGGCACGCCaggctgctgcgggcgcTCATGGAGACGGGCGAGGCTGCAGTGGAAGCCGACGAGGCCAGCAACGGAGCTGTAGGCTGCTGGGGCtcagagagcgaggggaaGCCCCAGAAGGAGGCACCTGCTGGCCAGCAGCGCACGGTGGCGTTCGAAGAGACCGGCTGCACTTCAAAGGCGGACGCCGTTCATGGCCACCGTTGCGTCGGCGATCATGCTTACCTGCAAGACATCATGGTGGCCACCCAGCAGGTGCTCGTGTGCGGGCTGACGCGCTTGCTTATCGCCGGTCTTTCCGTGCCAGAGTCTGCCGAAGGCAGCGAGGTGTCTGCCTCAGCGGAGAGTGCGGCAGCCTTCGATGCCGAGAGGCGAAGCGCAGGCTCTCGCTCCGTTCTCTTTTCCATGCTCGCTAGCGCCGAGGACAGCgatggcagcgccgcggcgcacactGGCGGCAttgcacagcagctgcgacgctgGTTCTCTATGTACGGCCGCTACCTTGCCGAGCGTTTGTGTGCCCCGCTGGAGCGGCTCGAGGCGTTCATCGCAGAGACCActgccagtgccgccgcggcgccgacgacggctACGACGATGTCCGGCATCTGTGACAACGTCCACAGAGGCCCGAGTGACACGCCGAGCACCTCACGTCGGGTGGTGCCCGGCGCACAGGTGAtggcgaaggagaagcgccgccaccgccgccacactGCGGGCGTGAAAGCCTCACAGGATGGCGCGAAGTGGGACGGCGCCGGGAAGGCCAAAGAGGCGGACGCGTACGCCGTGGACTCCTCCGTGCTGCCCGCCTTGTCTATCGCGAAGGCAACCGTGCAGCTGTGCCGCACGATGGCCGGCACATGGGCCCCGTTGTACGATGCAGGTGCTGTTGCTTCTTGTAAGGAGCCGTCAAGCCACCAGCACACACCGACGACGTccaccgacggcgacggcttGGCAACGATGTCGGACACAGCTTCGCTAATTCAGCCTCACTGCCGCCAGCACTACCGCTCCACCTCACGTACGCCTTCTGCCTCCATGCGCACGGTCGGTGCCACTGCCAGCgctgtgcgcctccttcacgAGCGCGTTGCCCCTCTTATGGACGCCATTACCAGCGTGCTAAGACTCTttgaggcggaggagcgacggtgggcagcgctgcaggagccGCTGGCGTGCCTGAGAGGACACTGGCGGGACATGCGGGCGATCATCAACGAGGAGTGTGTCCAGCGGTGTGAGGTAGGGCAGTCGTCGCTGGTGGCCTTGGAGAGGCAGATGCGAGACACGCTCGCGATGAGGGAGGTACGTGGATGGTCATCAATCGTGGCGGAAGAggtcgttgctgccgcccgcgccgctgcactcgcCACTGGGGGCGAGTCTGCATCAGCGGAGCGGGCTGAGCTCGGCGAACTCACTGTTCCAGCGATCCGGCCTCGTACATCCAGCCAGCGTAGCGCTGCTCAGCAGCCCACACTGACGCCGGTAGCCACACTGCCGTTGATGCCGGACCTTAGTGGCGCACACTTGCCTCCGACGCATTCCCTCAAGGTACCGCAGAGGACGGTGATTATGGCAGAGGCGtgcaagagagagcgagtCGCGGCGGACTCGGGCGAACATGTGGGGttgacggtggaggagacgctgctgtcgccatcgccgccgacgccgtcgcaCACATGGGACGTCGAGCGCGACGAGccagaggcggcggaggagggtgaGTTGAAGCACGCATGCGTTGAGGATGTCGTCATGGTTGAGGATAGCGATGCTGGCGAGcgtggcgacgacggcatCGAGGCATCAGCCGAAACCCTGAATAACCGACCCATGGCGTCTGCGGAGGCAGTGGTGCCACCTCTGTCGCCACTCCTCTCCGCCGCAACGTCCAGCcccctcgccaccaccgtaatgcagcagcagacgccgcagcgcaacCAACCGACGCAGAGTGGCTGCGCGAAACGCTCGGGCCACGCACCGATGACGCAGCCGCAGTCACAGACTCAGTCCCGTGGCAAGGCAGCAGGCTCACGTGCGCAAGCCTCGAaaagcagcgctgcgcctccgaTATCTCTGCAAAACTCGAGAGCGCCGACAGCAGCATCAAACAGCTCTGCGCGaccgtcgcagcagcgaggcacAGCTTCCACCGATTatggtgccggcgccgcggcgtctgTGGAGGGCGCACTGGCACTTGCGGTGCgccaggtgcagcggcgcagcacgccggcGCCCCTGTACGTGGATGTGGTAGTGCTCCGCCAGGCCACCCCGTTCGTGGCCGTCGGTGCTGttcttttctttctccttctcttcctgtAA
- a CDS encoding putative 60S ribosomal protein L7a encodes MPGKEVKKVTQPAKAASPYKKPAVASHFAARPKNFGIGQDVPYARDLSRFMRWPTFVTMQRKKRVLQRRLKVPPALNQFTKVLDRASRNEALKLIKKYAPETRKARRERLQKVAEEKKKDPKKTVSTKAPLAVVTGLQEVTRAIEKKQARMVVIANNVDPVELVLWMPNLCRANKIPYAIVKDMARLGDAIGRKTATCVALTDVNAEDEATLKNLIRSVNARFLSRSDVIRRQWGGLQLSLRSRAELRKKHARNAGVDAAAIIQ; translated from the coding sequence ATGCCCGGCAAGGAAGTGAAGAAGGTGACGCAGCCCGCGAAGGCCGCGTCTCCGTACAAGAAGCCCGCCGTTGCGTCGCATTTCGCGGCCCGCCCGAAGAACTTCGGTATTGGCCAGGATGTGCCGTACGCGCGTGACCTGTCCCGCTTCATGCGGTGGCCGACGTTCGTGACGATGCAGCGCAAgaagcgcgtgctgcagcgccgcctgaaggtgccgccggcgctgaaCCAGTTCACGAAGGTGCTGGACCGCGCGAGCCGAaacgaggcgctgaagcTGATTAAGAAGTACGCGCCGGAGACCCGCAAGGCTCGCCGCGAGCGCCTGCAGAAGGTTGCcgaggagaagaagaaggacCCGAAGAAGACGGTATCGACGAAGGCTCCCCTGGCTGTTGTGACCGGTCTGCAGGAGGTGACGCGCGCGATCGAGAAGAAGCAGGCTCGCATGGTTGTGATCGCGAACAACGTGGACCCTGTGGAGCTCGTGCTGTGGATGCCGAACCTGTGCCGCGCGAACAAGATCCCGTACGCCATCGTGAAGGACATGGCGCGCCTGGGCGATGCGATCGGGCGGAAGACGGCGACGTGCGTTGCGCTCACCGACGTGAACGCCGAGGATGAGGCGACGCTGAAGAACCTGATCCGCTCCGTGAACGCTCGCTTCTTGTCCCGCTCGGACGTGATCCGCCGCCAGTGGGGTGGTCTGCAGCTGTCTCTGCGATCccgcgcggagctgcgcaagaagCATGCCCGCAACGCTGGTGTGGACGCCGCGGCCATCATCCAGTAA
- a CDS encoding putative 60S ribosomal protein L7a: protein MPGKEVKKVTQPAKAASPYKKPAVASHFAARPKNFGIGQDVPYARDLSRFMRWPTFVTMQRKKRVLQRRLKVPPALNQFTKVLDRASRNEALKLIKKYAPETRKARRERLQKVAEEKKKDPKKTVSTKAPLAVVTGLQEVTRAIEKKQARMVVIANNVDPVELVLWMPNLCRANKIPYAIVKDMARLGDAIGRKTATCVALTDVNAEDEATLKNLIRSVNARFLSRSDVIRRQWGGLQLSLRSRAELRKKHARNAGVDAAAIIQ, encoded by the coding sequence ATGCCCGGCAAGGAAGTGAAGAAGGTGACGCAGCCCGCGAAGGCCGCGTCTCCGTACAAGAAGCCCGCCGTTGCGTCGCATTTCGCGGCCCGCCCGAAGAACTTCGGTATTGGCCAGGATGTGCCGTACGCGCGTGACCTGTCCCGCTTCATGCGGTGGCCGACGTTCGTGACGATGCAGCGCAAgaagcgcgtgctgcagcgccgcctgaaggtgccgccggcgctgaaCCAGTTCACGAAGGTGCTGGACCGCGCGAGCCGAaacgaggcgctgaagcTGATTAAGAAGTACGCGCCGGAGACCCGCAAGGCTCGCCGCGAGCGCCTGCAGAAGGTTGCcgaggagaagaagaaggacCCGAAGAAGACGGTATCGACGAAGGCTCCCCTGGCTGTTGTGACCGGTCTGCAGGAGGTGACGCGCGCGATCGAGAAGAAGCAGGCTCGCATGGTTGTGATCGCGAACAACGTGGACCCTGTGGAGCTCGTGCTGTGGATGCCGAACCTGTGCCGCGCGAACAAGATCCCGTATGCCATCGTGAAGGACATGGCGCGCCTGGGCGATGCGATCGGGCGGAAGACGGCGACGTGCGTTGCGCTCACCGACGTGAACGCCGAGGATGAGGCGACGCTGAAGAACCTGATCCGCTCCGTGAACGCTCGCTTCTTGTCCCGCTCGGACGTGATCCGCCGCCAGTGGGGTGGTCTGCAGCTGTCTCTGCGATCccgcgcggagctgcgcaagaagCATGCCCGCAACGCTGGTGTGGACGCCGCGGCCATCATCCAGTAA
- a CDS encoding putative ras-related protein rab-14, with amino-acid sequence MSHKYIFKYIIIGDMSVGKSCLMHLFTEQRYRKDLPHTIGVDFGTTVVDINGELVKLQMWDTAGQERFRSVTRGYYRGAAGALLVYDISRRSTYAHIGTWLTDARANTGPETVFILVGNKSDLEEEREVSYEEAAQFAAEHNLLFVECSSLNGNNVEEVFLSTARRIHEKVKSGVMSPVDPESGVQLHTAAIPTSTANSGQTGGPVDLKAGTSGGVAAAAESSCC; translated from the coding sequence ATGAGTCACAAGTATATCTTCAAGTACATCATCATCGGCGACATGAGCGTCGGAAAGAGCTGTCTCATGCACCTGTTCACGGAGCAGCGGTACCGCAAGGACCTTCCGCACACTATCGGTGTCGACTTCGGCACCACGGTCGTCGACATCAACGGTGAGCTCGTGAAGCTGCAGATGTGGGACACCGCCGGGCAAGAACGCTTTCGCTCTGTCACGCGAGGCTACtaccgcggcgcagctggcgcacTCCTTGTGTATGACATTAGCCGGCGATCGACGTACGCCCACATAGGCACTTGGCTGACCGATGCTCGCGCGAACACGGGGCCCGAGACGGTCTTCATTCTCGTAGGCAACAAGTCTGacctggaggaggagcgagaggTGTCGTACGAGGAGGCGGCTCAGTTCGCAGCGGAGCACAATCTGCTTTTTGTGGAGTGCAGCTCGCTAAACGGCAACAACGTTGAGGAGGTCTTCCTGTCTACGGCGCGCCGCATTCACGAGAAGGTGAAGAGCGGTGTGATGAGCCCGGTCGATCCGGAGAGtggcgtgcagctgcacacggCCGCCATTCCCACCTCGACCGCTAACAGCGGCCAGACTGGGGGTCCAGTGGACTTGAAGGCCGGCACGAgtggcggcgttgctgcggcggcagagtCGAGCTGCTGCTAG